In Candidatus Bathyarchaeia archaeon, the genomic stretch TGCGACGCGATCCTAGAATCTGCCAAGTCAGGTAAGAAGGTAACCATCAAATACTAACGACCACCTTTACCTAAAGTTAAAATAGGATGGACTGGCCACATCTCAGGAATCAAACATAATCCCATTCATAGTTTTCTTTTAAACTTTGGATAGAGGAGCCTTCATGAGTGGAGATGAGAGTCTGAACTTTCTAGTCTTAGAATTCTAGGTTCCTCAGAGGTTTCCGTGAAAATGCCTTTCTAGGTAAGGGGTTTCCCAATTTTCTGCGCGATCATCTCAACGACTTTGTCTGGTGGAGGGGCTGTGTCGCGTATGCTGATTTTCTTGAGAAGTTTTTTAGCTTGGAAGTATTTTATCAAGGGCATAGTATCCTTCCTGTAGACTTTTAACCTTTCAAGAATAACTTCAGGCTCATCGTCCTTTCTTTTTCTGAGGAGCCCGCCGCATTTATCGCAGGTGCCGGGGTTTTTAGGCTTCAAGTATTTTTCGTTATAGATCGCCCCGCATTTCTCGCATATGATTCTTGTGGACAGCCTTTCGACTATGGTCTCATCCGGAACCTCTAAGTAGACTACGGCGTCCAGTTGGGTGAGGTTGTTTAGGAATTGGGCTTGAGCTATGGTTCTTGGGTATCCGTCGAGGATGAAGCCGCGTTCAGCATCCTTTGACGCCAACTTCTGTTTCACCAGCCCGTTTATGGTTTCGTCGGGAACAAGCTCACCTCTCTCGAGGTAAACCCTTATTTTTTGACCCAGCTCCGTTTTCAAGTTTACTTCCTCCCTGACTAAATCGCCTGTTGATAAATGGGGTACGTTGAATAGTTTGGAAAGCCTGGTGGCGTATGTTCCCTTTCCAGATCCTGGAGGACCTAACAGAACGATCCTCATCTTTTACCCTCACCGTCTCCTATATTTAACTGGGAAGAAATAAATGGTTAATTGTTTAAATAGGCAGTCGAGGATCCTCCTTTACGACGTTTAGAATTATGCTTGTCGCCGTTCTCTCCACGTCCTTCATGGCAAGCAGCTTCTTCAAGAACCTGTTCAACTCGTCTTGAGATCTGAATCTGGCGACGATGGCGGCGTCGTACTCCCCTGTTACGTCGTACACGGTGTTCACGCATTGCTGTTTAGCTACTTCCTTCTCCATTTCAGCGAGATCCCTCCCTCTTCCCTTTATCATTATCAGCGCCGAAACGTTAAACCCAAGCTTTACAGGATCCAGTAAGGGAACAACGTCCATGATCACGCCTTTCTCCCATAGGTTCTCAAACCTGTACCTAACCTTCTCTAAGGGGGTTTTCAACCGCTCTGAAAGCTCGCTTAGGCTGAGTCTGCCATCCCGCTGGACTCTTCTAAGAATGTTCAAGTCCAAATCGTCCAGTTTGACAGGGGCTTTCTTAGACTGGAGAATTTGATTCGCCCAAACGCTTTGTACGATCTCTTTAAACTCCCCTTCCTTCAAAGATCCTCTTCTACCCTTCTCGAAGATCGCTTTAACCATTTGAATAACGGATTCAAGCCTGGGATCATCGTCACGTATTTCCTCGCCGAT encodes the following:
- a CDS encoding adenylate kinase; this translates as MRIVLLGPPGSGKGTYATRLSKLFNVPHLSTGDLVREEVNLKTELGQKIRVYLERGELVPDETINGLVKQKLASKDAERGFILDGYPRTIAQAQFLNNLTQLDAVVYLEVPDETIVERLSTRIICEKCGAIYNEKYLKPKNPGTCDKCGGLLRKRKDDEPEVILERLKVYRKDTMPLIKYFQAKKLLKKISIRDTAPPPDKVVEMIAQKIGKPLT